The Candidatus Hamiltonella defensa 5AT (Acyrthosiphon pisum) DNA window CATTTTTATGCCGCAGCAAACATAATATAAAGACCTAAACCAACAGCAATCATAGGAATCGCATCTACTAAGCCCATCACGATGAAAAATTGAGTACGTAATAAAGGAATGAGCTCAGGTTGGCGTGCCGCCCCTTCTAAAAATTTCCCCCCCAATATGCCGATACCAATTGCAGCGCCG harbors:
- the atpE gene encoding F0F1 ATP synthase subunit C, with translation MENINMDLLYLAAAIMMGLAAIGAAIGIGILGGKFLEGAARQPELIPLLRTQFFIVMGLVDAIPMIAVGLGLYIMFAAA